GATATGAGGGCTtaggaaatacatttgtgtttcccTGCCCCTTTGAAGCTAATCTAAGGGTTCAGCTCAGATCACTAAAAACAGATATCAACTTCATTGTCAGCATAACACAAAAAATATTGTAcaatactgaaataaataaggaTCTTGTCCATTTATgatacaaacaacaaaaaccttCTGAGTGCCTCTGGGAGTGAATATGTTTTGCATCTATACATGAAAGAACTCAACATAAGACTTGTATTAATCCACCAAATTAATAATTAAGTGTATGCACTATATGAGGataattatactttttttattgcacattgtCAAAGTCAGgataaacattgtgttttttttatgtctatcaaatgtaatatttcattCCATGTGCATGTTTGCAGACATTTGATATTCAACTTGTTATGAGTTCatatatacttaaaataatGCTCCATGTAGTCTCTGATAAACCATTAGTGTACTACATTTATTCTTTGTGTTTGGGTGTTGTGTTGttataataattgttatttaagTAGTAAAATGTGGCCAAAGATAATATACAAAGCTTCAAAGTTCTGGACAATAGTATTGGGTACAAATAAGAAATGATAGATTCCACCTCTAGCTTGTCATGCACTGACAGCCTGTCATAAAGTAGAGCTGGTACGTCCGAGTAATGTTAGGTTGTCCCGAAATAACCCCTGTGACTTTACTAACGTTACAttataaacacaaataacaatACGTGTTCCGTGTACACAAAGCCTGGGCCGTAAAATATATGGATGTCACTCAGCTATGACCATATTAAGGGGTGTTTTGCGCTTTGAGACACCTCCAACTAAATATTTGGGAAAACGTTAACTGGTTTCTGACATGACCTTCAGGTTGCAGGAAGCTAACCAAAAACAAGCTAAACAGCTATAAGTATTAAATTAACAGTTTTACTTTAGTTCAACGTGGCTCTCTGTACATTTGAATGATTGCGAGGTGTGATAATGAAACCATGAAAACAAGCCTAACCAAAGATAAACCTGCATTAGCTATAGCCACCTAGCAAGCTGACTAGCCAGCAGGCTAACTGAGGCTTAATTCCCCTTCAGAGCAACTCCAGATTCACAATAAGTTTACCGCCTGGTGGTTACACAACTAATATCAAACTGAGAAAAACGAGACTCACGGGGATATTGTGGAGGGATCGGATTCCTCTCATGACTCCGGTCTCCTTCACCCggtacagagagacagatatgGCGGCGGGCTGACGTATTACCCAGAATCCCCGGCAGCGAGCAGACGATCAGAGATAAAGGGCTTCAAGATAAACTCCTGCAAGAGTTTCAAAGTTATCAAAACTATTATAAACTTAAATAACTTGATAGCATACCTAAACATATTTATGCTAAGATTTGTTCCTTCATCATGTCTATTTTATGACGGAATCCCATTACTGCCAAGATGATATATGAAATGAATAGTGTGTATCTTATGAAGTTTGAACAATAAAAGCCAAATCATGtcgttttggttttttttacttttgaggCTAAATATGGAAAAATGTTCTTAATAAAAACGaagcctttttattattatttctttacttGATAGTGGAAATGTTCCACTGGCtccatttaaatatacaaatttGAAAAACGTAGTTTAAGGCCTTTTCTgtaatagcaacaaaaaaaaacagcactcgcagtaattaattaaaactatttatttgaaCCCACTCCATTTAAAGTCACTGAAATCCAtcaaacacattacaaaaatatatcaacTTATTACATGTAGACCATGAGTCAGAACTTACAAAGCATTACTTACGAAAACACTGCTCACGTATAGACAACTTTTTCACAGGTGACCTTCAGACATATTCACAGGACTCCCTGGCCCATACAGTAGAGAATCTTTTGAGGGagtgaaatgtttattttattttctaaatatcttTCTCACAGCTAGTCACACCCCAATAAATAAGTCCCATGAttataacaatacaaaaatacacaacattggCTTTTCACAGATTTGAGGTGTTCGGACATCAAAAAGTACCGTAAACATACATCATACAGAGAGCCAGTTGAGACTCCAGACTCAATCGTCAATCAGTTACTTGAGATCCATGTACCATATGTGTATTGTCACCACGGCAAAAGATGGGACACAAGTGTAACTCATTCCACAAGTAGACGCCGATCAAAACCTGACTACTCTTTGTCACCGGTAACAGCTCAATCAGCGCTGTGCCAGATCCCGGCATCCCATCTCAGTCAGCTGTGAGCTCCACAGCTCTGAGCTTTGCAGGGCACTGTCCCCTAATGAGGGTGCAATGAACAACCACGAAATATTTTCTCAATCGCTCAAATGTCGTTTGGCGTCCCGGGTAAGCAGCACATGTGGATGTCCTTCCTGAGctggagagacacacagctgagcCAGCTGCGACTGGTGGGCATCTCCCCGACGATCTCCCATGTGTCCGTCTCGTCACAGTACCTCTCGATCGTGTCGTGATATCTGCATGTACAGGGGAATGAGCATTAGGAGTAGAAAGGCTAGAAATCTTGTCATTTCGATATTAATGCACAGGaactaaattgaaaaaataagcCACTTTACATTCCTCTCAACATTTAAACTACACGTGAACACAGCGAGAAGTAAATTCAGACTTCAAACACAAttcattaattttttttaaaagatacatttaaaaacaacttggGAAAAATATCTTACTgggattattttgactgatattatGTTACGCGTCATGATGAtggaagaacattttaaatgatcgCGCTGTAATGTTTTTCTTGAAATCTTGATCTTTCTTAAAACAAAGAATTTTGCAGCATTAAAATTACAAAatgcttgaaaataaaatggtatTTTGGTACATATTTGCCTTTGGAAAATATTGTGCTTCGTCGGATTTGGATATTTCACTAGCCCATCTTGAGATTCGATTATCATCAACTGTTTAGCCCCAATTCATTGTCAAATCCTGGACTCCTGCAGAAGTTCCTGCTGGGATCAGACGACATTATATTGACAGGCAACTTTCCATAATGTCGCAGATGAGCCGCTCACCTGTCCCAGCCCTCTTCTCCTCCCAGGACGTAGATCTTTCCATCCACCACAGCCGCACCAGGCCGGTACCGTCGTTCTTTCATGGGGGCGCACATGGTCCACTTGTTTGTCTTAGGATTGTAACACTCCACCTTGTCTGTGTTCTCTGTCGAGGCGTGCCATCCACCTGTGAGAATAAAGTGATTGTCATTGTTCGATTTCATTTTATGAAAGTTGTTTCTGGGTGCCAtaaaagattatttttcttGAGTTAATGCCCATTTCTGATTGTTTAAAAATCTCACccaaacaaacatgaacaaatgTAACCtgacaaaaaagagaaaaacagaatcTGGGCTGAAAATGTCTTGCCACCgttaatgattaaaaaaaattacgAATGTCTTTTCGACCCCtctaaagtgctttacatactacatgcCATTCACCCcagtcacacacattcatacaccaatgccatcaggagcaaatcggggttaggtatcttgcccaaggatacatcgacatgttgactgctaggggctgggatcaaacccacaaccttctggttgaaagacaacTGCACCAACTCGCAGCCAAAGCTCATATTTCATCACCACACACTTTGTACTTTGCTTAGTGCTGCGAGTCATCTCACACATGATATTTTTGttcctaaaaaatatataattttataCAAGTACATCAGATTTAAACGGTGGCCAACATGGGcataacatgtttgtgtgttgacatttaaaaataacttctATTAGAGCACATTTATACAAAAACTTGCTCCGCTGTTACAATGACAGGTACAtgagaacattcctgcccactgcaataactctgtacaataatacCCCTCTGGCTGTCAGAAAACTCACTGctgcctctctgtaaactggacttaacatgcactccttcacacttaacattgtacatttacactatattattattgtctttttgtacatttgtatatttcattcattttttagttctaattatttgtatttgttttgcttctctttgtgtttcgctgctgcaacgcaaaaatgtcagagtttgggataaataaagtacttctgattctgatttgatCAAAATTGTATTGTCTATTCAGTGTTGCAATCCCACTTAACTATGCCCTGAGGCCTAATGGTTGGGAATAGCTGCTGTTAAGTGTGTTACATACCTATAACATATATCTTTCCTTTGAGTGTGCAAGCAGCTGAACCAGAACGGGCGATCTGCATGGGGGCAACCTCGGTCCACACAGCACGTTTAGGGTTGTACACCTGAGCGAGGTCTGTGCCGTCCCCATCCTCTAGAACTGCTCCACCTACCACGACAGGGTGACACAAGGACAAGTGAGAAAAGTGCTAATATTTTAGTGAAAAAGCACAACCTCAGGAAAAATGTGCATGTGCTTAGCCTCTGTTTCCCACCAGTAACATAGAGCAGTCCGTCCAGGGCCACCACAGCGGGACTCGTGACGGCCATCTTCACAGACTCCGTGAACTGCCAGGAGTTGGTGTGAGGGTTGTAGCACTCCACAGAGTCCAGGCGGGAGCGCCCCTCCCACCCTCCCACTGCATACACAAAGCCATCCAGCATCACCAGGCCTGAGGCGAAGATTAAACAAGTCAGTaatcacattttatataaacatgacAGATATTTACCCTGTTGGAGTTAACTTAAATAAGAGCTGTGGAAACAAAACTTATGTGTGTAGCCACTTCCTGAGACACACATAACAGTCTTCTCACGTTACACTAGTGAGACTGACAGGCTGAAGGGGCGGGGATGTCTTTGAGAGTGGTGAGGTACATAGGGAGGGGGTTTATTTTATGTGACGTGTTAAATGAGTTCTTAATTTCAACATTGGTATGTATGTAGATGTTTGGATGGCTCTTTTAcaactgaaaatgaatattCTATAATACAGAGACAGTAAAAAAGAGCAGCTACTGGTTACTTATTCAAATGGAAAGGTTAACCAATTATAATCTTGCAGCTAAAACTTGGCTATAACCAAAAAACCTTctttctttgaaataaaaaaaaaatattagcCAACCGAGATTTTTAATCTTTATAGAGTACCGCAAATGAGTCAGAGTGACTGAAAGGCATAATCAGGGCCTATGTGTTGTTGTAGTGAGAGTGCCTCACCTAACTCAGAGCGAGCAACATTCATGGGAGCCATCTCCATCCAGGAGTCGAAGCAGGGGTCGTAGCGCCACATCTCCCTGCTGGCTGAGCCGTCAGGAAACTCTCCTCCTGCCAAATACAGAGTGGagtctgcagaggaggagaggaggagacttGTTACTTTCTAGTGAGAGGACCACAATATGGAGTTTCATTGTAGAGTTTTTATATTAATCTCACCGGACACGACAAGCCCGTGTTTGCTCACAGCGAAGGGCAGGCAGGCCAGATTCTTCCACTGATTGGTCAGAGGATCAAAGCTCTCCACGCTGCGCAGCACCACCTTGTCGTCCTCCCCGCCAACTGTCACTATCACTTCTGCTGTccctgttgccatggtaacagtAGTAGAAGAAAACAGAGGCGTGAGCCGCTTGCCTTTGGATAAGCTTAATCTGTTTGGTGGATTCATTTCTCAGTCCATAGAACACCTTCACAGTTTCTACATATTCGGTGCAAAAGTTGTTATGATACgcccaaacacaaaaacatttgctttaataaaatactgcaaataattacatttgagaagctggaacctGTGAATTTTTGGCATCTTTGCTTAAAACATGACTTGATAAATCATAGTTTCCAATAAACCTTGATTAACCGATCGATAAATCTACTATTCGTGTCCTCTCTAAAAAGTGTGTGAGCTACAAGCAGGTGTAAAAGCTTTCAAATATCACATAATAATCCCACCACCGctggaaaaccccccaaaataaaaatagcttgTTGAGTTTGGCTAAACTATTTACTGGAAATGCAGAAAACAAGTATCAATAAGATTCAAAGTATGTCACAGTCACtcagaataatttaaatgtgatgttttttccaAGAATAATCTATATCTTATCTAACAGATGGGTTACCTGTGGACCTGCGTGGTCTCGCTCTGGGACAGTAGAGCTCTCCACGGCGGTCCTTCAGCAGCAGGTAGTCCTTGGCCTCGGAGATGAGCTTCTGGCATGCGTGGTTCTCCTTCACCACATCCAGAGACTCAATCACATCGTGCAGGTAGTAAGGGCTGATGAGAGGCAGGCGAATGTGTTCAAGGACCTTTGAGGGAGGAATAGAAAAAGAGAACTCTCTAATGAACTTTCAACCAAGAAAAGAAGTACAACACACAAAGGAAAAGAAggcaacaataacaacagagaGGGTTCTGCAGAGGTGGCATGTCATCCTTAATTTACGAAAGTCATAAAGACTAACAGCTGCTCAGCACTTTGACGCACCTTATAAGGCGATGCATACTGCTCAATACTCTACTTGCAGGTTATCcatgaacaataaaacaatagaacTGCGAGCATTATGCAGTCATTCCTCTATCTGAGGTCATGTAAACTGACCTTTTCAAAGCTCTGTTTTCGAGTGGTACATTTGTTCAACCAGGACATAGCGGCCTCAAACACCAGCTCCTCTTTAGGCACATTGAGATAATCACTGGCAATGATTTCAGTCAGTTTGTCCACGCACAGAGATAGGAACTCTTCCTAgtgggggaaaaagaaaaaaagagacatgaaaaaaaagaggtctTTATCTGATTTGTAAACCGATAAAATATCCATGGGAGTTAACAATTATTTTCCCCAGTAAATCATGTAAATGTGTTACAATTAGTGAAGAAATGTCCCTCACAATTTCTTAGTCTGTAACTTTGCCCTGATTGCTTGTTAAGTCTGCCCATCAATGCAAAACCTAAAGAAAATCTAATTCCAACAAGCAGTAGAATTCTATGcagatttattgttttaaacgTGTCTTTTAATTCCAGTTTAGGATTTTTGACTAAGTTGCTGGTGCtcaatttaatcattttatagtgaaaaacaattcagtaaaattataatttattacattttacagttttttaaaagttttttttgaACAAGGAACGCAAACCTGATGCTGCCTCACATGTTAAAGAATGCCCCCATTCACTTCCATACATGCTTATTAACTAAACACGGCAGATACCCAAGGCCCAGGTATCAGCATCTAGACTGCAGAGGTTGGATCAGTGTTCTCACCTGCTGAGAAACGCTGCTGAATTGCTCATGAATGTATTCCATGCTGCGTTTCTCCAACACTTTACAAGAATGGGCTTCAGCGAAGCAGTGAATCCCCACACAGTTCATCTCGTCCATCTGACGCTCCATAAAGCGACAACAGGCCTCTCGAACGGCCATCACGTCCAACAGGTTGGCTGCTGCCAGCAGCGCCTGGaacaaatgttgatgttttgaaacACAGATTCTTTAGAAGATGGGGtacagtgaagaagaagaagaaaaaaaaaagctcaaactTCACCTGCACATTTGCTTTAGAAATGTAGACCTCTGAGGTGTAGGCGTAGCTCACCAGCATGCCAATCATCTGAGGCTCAACTCCATTAATGGCAACCCGTTCCTGTTTGGACTCTATCAGGTCAGTGGAAAACATTGCCTGGGGAGATGGAGGAAACACTGAAAAATCTAAACTGTTTACATGAATTTGTAGCTTATGAACATCTGGACTCCTTGAGTTGTTGGTCCAAAGAAATGTGGGCATGTGTATGAAAACTTGACCATTAACATCGAAtgacacaaatgttttttagagTAATATTGCCAAAGTTAGATGCTAGAACTATTCAGTTTCAGAAGTCCAACATTATGAAACAAGAAATGTGGCAAAAACTATAGTTTGACCATATAAAATCCATTTTGGCCTCTCTTCCATGGTCCCCAGTACAAGAATATGTGGGCTAATAAAGCCATACTGTAAACaaggtctctgcatttgacccgtCCTAGTGTTAGACCCACACTAGTGTACGGAGCAGTCATGATGTACAGCGCCCAGGCAGCAGTGTAGGGATTGGTGCCTTcctcagggacacctcagtagcaGTTGGTCTTTCTGGTATTTAATCCTatcggttcccaagccaagtccatATGGATTTAGCCAACACCACCTTACATCTCCCATCTACTGTAGGTAATACACTGACTACAAGAACCTCATCCAACTACACTTCAAAGAATCCGATCTATCGGTTTTAACGTTTCTTAATGCTTGCTGTATGATGATGCACCTGTGCATGCTTTGCATTCCATGCTTTCTTGGTAATTGTTAAGTCTATTGGGTATCTTtactttaaacaaatattgagTGATTGATGGAGCGTGTCACTGACATGACTGTGATAAAAGCTGTGTTTACCTGGAAGTAAGAGCTAAAGGAGGCCAGCACAATGCGATGGCAGGGGAACTCCTTGCCTCCGCAGCACAGGGTCACATCACAGAAGGCGTTGTTGAGCCTCAGGCTGTTGAGGCCCTGCAGGACAGTGTTGGGGTGCCTAGCCTCCACAAACAGGTAGTCCTCCTCGCTGCTCACAGAGGCCGGAGGAGCGGCTGCAGCTGTGTCCTCCTGGATCGGGAGGGTGACGTTTATAGTGGACGGAGAGGGCAACCCGGCGTTAACGGCGATTATTTCAGCCATTTCTCACTTTGAGGTGGTTAGTggagaggaaaacagacagGACCGTTGGAACACCATGACTGTAAATTCACGTGTTAGATAAAACCGGTAATTTAAAGATTAGCCGGTCATCACTTCTTCTTAGTAAGTTAGTTACTATTTAAAATTGGGCGTACAAGTCGCAGGAGAAGCAACACGACGGAGAGAGGACCTGAGATTGCCTGTTAGTTAGCGGACTAATTAGGCTTAGCAAATCATAGGAGCCGATATCTCTCTGGAGTCATACACTACCCTTCGTTTCAGCAGAATACATATCAGGCACAGACAGGCGATATATAGCATTCAACAGTTATAAAGCACAATACCTGTTAGACATAATCGTGACCACAACAGTACGAGCCCACCCTCTGCAGTCACAGTTTACCATCAAACTGTAACGACAGGTCTTAAAGCCCCTCACCGGAAGTCCCGCCCACAGCTCAAGAGCCATCACCTTCAAGTACTTCCGGCTTCGTTTACGTTCCCAAAGCAATTGTAATGTTTGCAACGATGAACCAAAGTCTTTCTTTACTATTATATGCAAACATCACTTTAAGAACTAGAATGATAATCATACATTGTGTAAAACTCGTCATAATATCAAAACTGAGTGACGTTTTGATTATCTGGTCTTTTTGTGGATTCCATATACGCCTACATAGACGCAACATAACAAAGgttaacacacatttaactacatcaaaaaaaaaaggacaaccaaactaataaacacaaaataagtaaTACAAACTGTCAAACATTACGGTAGTCCTTAACCATgtgaaaaagaacaacacaagttatgcatattctttttttaaacacataatgcatttttctttacattataTTAGTGTTTATTATACATCAAGCAGACATGGAGCTAGCAATATTATACATATGTTTACCCAAATTACCCAACCTAATATGTTTACCATCTATTTGGTTGCAGGTTGGTAATGGGCAGGCCATGTACAGTTGGTTTATCAGatctttttttcagaaaaagatCCCTGGATCAATGACTTTCTGGTACATCTCTGCTTAACCTCTCAAGTTATCAGGTTGGGGCATTTGAACTGTAGAAGCCATCAGCCCAATTATGTAGGCTCTGcacaaactttaaaatgtgtatattattttctttatttgtttgtatttttttcacttgcagTTATGTTCATAAAATACTTCATTGGGACCAACTTTTATTCCAATTTGCAATGTAAGTCCTCACGAGGTGACTGTATGATCAAACCTATGTTCCCAAAACCTGAGGAAACAACACCCACAatcaaatgtacagtatgtatatatttatccatcagataatatacattttgagacattgtttattatattttatttatttgtcaattgtattttcaagtcaaaaatataaacaacacaaaacagcacATAAACCATTGTCATTTGTGGAAATAATTCACGAGAAAAATCTGTGgatttttattacaattttttATCTTTGCAGACCAGTTTAATGGATGCTTTTCTTGATATTGTAGAtaattaaactgtaaaaattCTGTTTAGAGGGAAAACTTTACTGATCTTTCTTTCTTGTATACAGAAAATCTAACTGTTGGCtctatttacaaaaacaaacactctcTTAAAGCCTTATATAGGATTAGAATTTACTTTTCattgtgcttttttcttttagatcACAAGCAGCTGTCTTTCATGGTGCCTGGACTCTCCAGGGCTTTCTTTCTGCGAGCAACAGCTTCCAGGATCTTCTTCCTGGGTCCCAGCTGGATGCGGATGCCTTTAAGATCTTCATCAGAGCAAAGCATCAGTGCCTCCAGGTCTAGGTGCTCTCTGCTGAATGCAAGGGCAAACTCTGGCAAAGAGATGGCAGACAAGAATCCCTCCAAAGGAGAAgtctcctcatcttcatcatcatccaGTCCCAGGTCTTCCTGATCCCAGGGCAGATCAGCGTCATTTCCCTCAAACCCAGCAGCGTCTTCCTCTGCATCAAACATCTCGTTCTTAACAAGGTAGCCCAAACTTTCATTGTTCCCACTGGGGATTTCCTCTGAATCCAGTCCCATCTTCTTCATGAAAATCAGACCCCCAAGGCCAGGCCGGTTGAAGATGGACTGTTTGACTTCGCGTGGTTCATCGTCATAATAGTCGTCAAAGCGGTCCATGCCTTCGTTGTCTAGCATGCTCTCATCCTGCTCGTTGAAGACATCCAGAAACTCTGGCTGATCAGAGGCTACACTATCTTGTTTCCCGAAAATAACATTCCCATCCCCTCCTGCTCTTTGCAGCGTGCCTTTATCTTTTTTACTGAGCTTCTTCTGGAGTGTGCCTTTAACCCTGGCTGTGACGGACCCAGATTTATCCGCAGCAATCAGCTTGGAGTACTGCTCGTTGATGCCGGACATGGTACCCCCCTCTGAGAACGATGATGCCTTGCGGGCCTCTGAGACAGAGCCAGTATTTCCCACTCTATTTTGCATTTTATCCATCTTGCTCTGGTGTTTCTTCTTCACCTTCTCGCAGAGTTTTATACGCTTCTCTGCTTCTTTGATGGCCTCTTTCTTTAGATTTGCAACCTTCTTTGCATTTTGGTTGGTCTGCTGTGAGGAAGCAGCATCTAGGAAGCGCACGCAGTCCATGCGGTCACGAGAAGCAGCAACGTCCATAGCTGTGTGGGATTCATTGTCCAATGCAAAAAGGTTGACACCGAAGTTGACGAGAAAGCTAAGGATGTGCATGTGGCCATTAGCAGCAGCGTGGTGCAGAGGTGTATTTCCCCAGATGTCGCTCTTGTTGGGGTCTCCtctgtttaaaacaaacaaaaaaaggatttcttttAAAGGAATGATCTGTAACTTTTCTTATATGGTTTGGACAAGAAAGAAGTATACATAAGATAACATCAGTGATATTTAGAGGAGCTGGTAGGCAGATTTTGAACAGAGCAACGCTAGCTTTTTCTATCATTTAACAGTCTTAGGACGCTAAACTAAGTCAGCTAAGAGGCTCCAGCTACAGGTGTCAGACAATCTTCAAGGCTCTCAGCAAGAGACCAAATATACATTTCCTAAACCTTTAAATGAAAGCTAAGATTTAACGTCTTTCATGTAAAACCAAAACTGACAACATATAACTTCATAATACGAAACCAAGCTAAAGTTAATTGGTAAACTATTAAGACTCAAAGTCCTCTAGTGCTGCGCCTCATTGTCACAGCCATAAAAGTATTTATTGCTGTATTCCTGCAATAACGTGTCATAAAAACCAATGACCA
The window above is part of the Eleginops maclovinus isolate JMC-PN-2008 ecotype Puerto Natales chromosome 16, JC_Emac_rtc_rv5, whole genome shotgun sequence genome. Proteins encoded here:
- the si:ch211-256e16.3 gene encoding kelch-like protein 20 isoform X1, which encodes MAEIIAVNAGLPSPSTINVTLPIQEDTAAAAPPASVSSEEDYLFVEARHPNTVLQGLNSLRLNNAFCDVTLCCGGKEFPCHRIVLASFSSYFQAMFSTDLIESKQERVAINGVEPQMIGMLVSYAYTSEVYISKANVQALLAAANLLDVMAVREACCRFMERQMDEMNCVGIHCFAEAHSCKVLEKRSMEYIHEQFSSVSQQEEFLSLCVDKLTEIIASDYLNVPKEELVFEAAMSWLNKCTTRKQSFEKVLEHIRLPLISPYYLHDVIESLDVVKENHACQKLISEAKDYLLLKDRRGELYCPRARPRRSTGTAEVIVTVGGEDDKVVLRSVESFDPLTNQWKNLACLPFAVSKHGLVVSDSTLYLAGGEFPDGSASREMWRYDPCFDSWMEMAPMNVARSELGLVMLDGFVYAVGGWEGRSRLDSVECYNPHTNSWQFTESVKMAVTSPAVVALDGLLYVTGGAVLEDGDGTDLAQVYNPKRAVWTEVAPMQIARSGSAACTLKGKIYVIGGWHASTENTDKVECYNPKTNKWTMCAPMKERRYRPGAAVVDGKIYVLGGEEGWDRYHDTIERYCDETDTWEIVGEMPTSRSWLSCVSLQLRKDIHMCCLPGTPNDI
- the anks4b gene encoding ankyrin repeat and SAM domain-containing protein 4B; translation: MSRYHKAAIDGYLDLLKEATRKDLNSADEDGMTPTLLAAFHGHVDALQLICSREGDPNKSDIWGNTPLHHAAANGHMHILSFLVNFGVNLFALDNESHTAMDVAASRDRMDCVRFLDAASSQQTNQNAKKVANLKKEAIKEAEKRIKLCEKVKKKHQSKMDKMQNRVGNTGSVSEARKASSFSEGGTMSGINEQYSKLIAADKSGSVTARVKGTLQKKLSKKDKGTLQRAGGDGNVIFGKQDSVASDQPEFLDVFNEQDESMLDNEGMDRFDDYYDDEPREVKQSIFNRPGLGGLIFMKKMGLDSEEIPSGNNESLGYLVKNEMFDAEEDAAGFEGNDADLPWDQEDLGLDDDEDEETSPLEGFLSAISLPEFALAFSREHLDLEALMLCSDEDLKGIRIQLGPRKKILEAVARRKKALESPGTMKDSCL
- the si:ch211-256e16.3 gene encoding kelch-like protein 20 isoform X2, whose translation is MFSTDLIESKQERVAINGVEPQMIGMLVSYAYTSEVYISKANVQALLAAANLLDVMAVREACCRFMERQMDEMNCVGIHCFAEAHSCKVLEKRSMEYIHEQFSSVSQQEEFLSLCVDKLTEIIASDYLNVPKEELVFEAAMSWLNKCTTRKQSFEKVLEHIRLPLISPYYLHDVIESLDVVKENHACQKLISEAKDYLLLKDRRGELYCPRARPRRSTGTAEVIVTVGGEDDKVVLRSVESFDPLTNQWKNLACLPFAVSKHGLVVSDSTLYLAGGEFPDGSASREMWRYDPCFDSWMEMAPMNVARSELGLVMLDGFVYAVGGWEGRSRLDSVECYNPHTNSWQFTESVKMAVTSPAVVALDGLLYVTGGAVLEDGDGTDLAQVYNPKRAVWTEVAPMQIARSGSAACTLKGKIYVIGGWHASTENTDKVECYNPKTNKWTMCAPMKERRYRPGAAVVDGKIYVLGGEEGWDRYHDTIERYCDETDTWEIVGEMPTSRSWLSCVSLQLRKDIHMCCLPGTPNDI